A segment of the Mauremys mutica isolate MM-2020 ecotype Southern chromosome 7, ASM2049712v1, whole genome shotgun sequence genome:
ccccaccagtttCCATCTCATGACAGTACAGGGAGCacttgggtgggtgggggtgctgcagcagccaTGCTGAGTCAATCTTTCCACTGCGGCTGGGGTCAGCGGGGCCCTGTCCCTCCTACCTGCACTCTGagggcctgccccctccccggctgcCCAGTCCCCCTGCACCGAGCAAGTGACAGAGGAAACCGCCATAACCAGCAGAGCAGCTTGTTTCCGCTCCGTGCTCATTCGTGGCATTGCAGGGAGGGCtcaactggctgcagggagcggggagtCTCATACAACTAGCCCTGTACAAACAgcccccacactccaccccagaggcagctgcatgtcAGTGCCAGATCCCTGTATAAACACCCATGCAGCCCAGCCCAGAAGCAGCTGCCTCTCAGCACCAGGTGCAGAAGCCTTGTATACAAAACCACCATGCCCCAcaacagaggtggctgcatctcagtgccaggcgagggatccctgtataaacagctcctgcaccccaccccagaagggGCTGCATCTTGGTGCTGGTTAAAGGATCCCTATATAAACAacccccatgccccaccccagaagcagctgcattttaGCTCAGTGCAGTTATAATGAGAACACACAGCATTTCTGTATCAACGTGAGCATTTGAGAAGTGATACAGGAATCCAGGAGGCTGGTGTTAGCGGTGGGACTCTCTgtgctcccctccctctcccagtcCTGGGTCaggaaggggagtgggatctaACGGTTAGTGCAGGCCTGGGGGGTccaggaggcctgggttctaaTGCCATCTCTCTCCTAGTTCCCTGAATACGGCTTCCTGGGGGTGTCGGAGAAGATCATGCTATTCCGGCATGACGCCGCATCAGAGAATGTGCTGGAGCACCTGGGGCCAGACAGTGTCGTGCGTGCTGGGGACCTGATTGAGGTCGTGCTGTCGGGTGAGACAGTCCTGGGGCACCAGAGCCTGTGGATGCCGAGCAGggcctggaggggaaaggcctcagcttcctctccctgccccatctgagccagccagtctcccACCCTGAGGCAGATCAGAACTggagccccctagaggggaaaggccccttgTCCCATTCCCCCATCCCACCCAGCCAGTCCCCATGCCAAGGGGCAGATCGGAGGCAGTTCCCCACAGAGGGGCAggccctggactcccatgccccctaccaaacccaccccttcctcactcttctctctccccccagcctcggTTTCCTTGGATTTCACTATCCGGCCCCATGTGCTGCTTGTTCACTCCTACAAGGCCCCAGCCTTCTGCGACTACTGCGGGGAGATGCTCTGGGGGCTGGTGCGCCAAGGGTTAAAGTGTCAAGGTATGGAGCAATCTGTGtccactccttcccctccaaCCCCTGGGACTGACCTAGTCTCCTGGGTCCCTCCGACtgaccccaaccctcttccccttcGTGGGTCCTTCTGGTGCCCATACCCCCGTTGCTGCACCTGGCCTGATCCCCTGGGTCCCACTGGGCAGACAATGCTCCctccagatctcctgggtccctttggcaccccctctccccaggcctggcTGAACTCCTCAGCCCTTTGCGCACCAGTAGCCCCCTCCTTCCAGGCCTGCCCAATCTCCTGGAGACCCTCTGGGGCTCCCAGACCCATGGCCAGGGGACCCACCTCCCCCCCATTCCAGGCCTGGCAGGGATCCCAGTCCtcactcttccctctccccaggcTGCGGGCTGAACTATCACAAGCGCTGTGCCTTCAAGATCCCCAACAACTGCCGCGGTGTGAGGAGGAACCAGCTGGCCAGTCGCTCACTGGGCGCTACCACCAGCCCCAGGACTCCTATCCTTGGCCAGAACGTGGGGGGCAGCCTGGAGGAGGTAGGAGCCGGGACTAACATAGCCAGGAGAAGGATTCCAGAGGGGGATGGCTCTTAGGTGTTGGGAAGATCAAGGACTTCAGAGGTGATAGATACACCCTGCAAAGGAATACGATgtctgctccagccactgcaccccactcctctcccagagctggatagaacccaggaatcctggctgcTAACCCCCTGCAGTGATGGTTTGATGAGATGGGGAAGGCCAGGCAGAGACTCAGGATAAATGAGAATTGGGGGTGGCTGGCAACTTGGCTGGGCCCCTGGAAAGTGGGGTACAGTGAGGGACAGGGACAGTgtggagttggggggagggtggggacacTCACCACACTCTAACATGGACTCTGGTTCCCCTGCAGATCAGTCACTGGAAGTGGGGCCAGCAGACGCAGGGCCCTGCACTGATTGGCCGCCCACTCTGGAAGGACTGGATGGATCTGAACCGGGTCAAAGTGCCACACACCTTCCAGGTCCACTCGTACACCCGGCCCACTGTGTGCCAGCACTGCAAGCGCCTGCTCAAGGGGCTCTTCCGCCAGGGGCTACAGTGCAAAGGTACCACCATCTGGGACCACGCAGAGGATTGGGGTACAGGGCTGACCCCGGGCTGGGACCCTGCCAGGATTGGGGTGAGGGGCCTGACCCTAGATTGGGAAGCTGCTGGGATTGACTTCAGGGTCACTGTGGCCCCACTGGGGTGTAGGGGCACAGAATTTGGCAACCAAGCTTCGAGCTCTGCCCCCATCGCTTCCCCATTCAACACTGGAAGCTCCTTCTGATGGCATGTCCCAGCAACCACCCCAGCAAGGTGCCCCCTTTGACTGCTGTCTGCTGGCCCAGTGAGGCTGCATTCACAAGGAGCCTCCCTGCCCCTCAGGGGCCACTTATCAAGAGAACCCTGTACAGAGAGCTGGAAGTCACAGTCTCCATGGCCTCTCCCCACCCTTCTCGGGCTGACAGGGAACCAGCAGAAACAGTCACACATGCCAGGGGAACGAACATCATGGGTACAAAGGGAGAAGTGGGGAGGATTCAAGGGACAGAGATAAAAGGGAGGAGCTGCCCTTGCTGTAACCAATGCAGCAacactgcctgagtctgcaaagaGCCTGAGGCAATTGCTCCGAGGGGGGGAGCTACCCCCCCTTTGTCGCAGTGGGAGGTAGCACCCAGCCACActgctccagggaccccagcaggaaaaggagagctgGATCCTGGCTGGCCCACTGCCCCaccctgctgcctctctcctctccccacacagacTGTAAATTCAACTGCCACAAGCGCTGCGAGCAGTTTGTGCCGGatgagtgtgtgggggagggcctggcccctggcacagcaggtAAGGATGGggccgcaggggcagggaggggacataTCCAGCACTACCCCATTCACAGCCCCAGCTTTGCCCCCTGCTCAGCTTGCTCACTGGGGAAGCCTGACCCCTCCCGGAGTGCCCTGCACTGCTATCCCACAATGCATTGGATCACAGCCCAGTGACCCTGTCTGGTCAGCATTAAGGCTCCACTGCTCTAAGCTTGCCTGGGCCAGAAGCTCCACCCCTCATTCCCCTCCCTGTGCTAGGAAtagaacccgggagtcctgaTTCCCCCCTAGGGCACAAAGAGCACTTTCCTAAGGAGAGGGCACGGAgcactccctgccctgtctcGCCCCCAGCTTAGTGTCCCCCCCTCCTGTCcctaggccccaccccctgcactcaCCCCCTGCCAGTCCCCCAAACCAGCCCTTACTTTCTTACACCGCCTCTgctcacccccacaccctgctcccagcactgagcTCTCACCCAGAGAGCTGTCAGGCTGAAGAGCACTGTCCCCACCAGAGCCCAGGCAGttctgggagccccagacccccatCCTCTTTCTGCATCTCCTCTTCTGCAGGCAGCACAAAAAGCCCAGATTCAATCTTCCCACCctcctgggggctgggggtgcccaTGGGTGCCAGGACTGCAGAGGTAGGGAGGGCCAAGGAGGGGTACAGGGACCCCACACCCTCAGATTTGGCCCAGTCACCCCTCTGGCAGGACAGCCAGGCTCAATTTCCAATtctagtcaggggacaaggggtgCCTGAGCCCTTCTTTGTCATTCCCCTGCTTCTGGCCcgtctgctctaaccattagccaccactctgctcccagagccaggcatagaacccaggaatcctggtgcCCAGTGGCCCTGCTCTAGTCCCTATTCCCTGTTGTGTTTTCCCTGCTGGCCTCGCAGAAAGCAGGGTATCAcactctcccccctcacccacacAGATGGCGAGAGCCCAGAGTGCCCATCTAGCAAGCCAGAGCCAGTGGAAGGAGAGGCGGATGGGGAGGGCACCAGTGGGCATGAGCTGGCAGAGGACACAGAGCCCAGTCCTGGGGCTCTAGAGGCAGAGCTGCACACCAACCTCAGGTAGGGACCCCCCAGGATGGGtatgcagggtgggggtggggctgcatggTTCCCCTGGGCCTGCTTCTCCATAGTACAGAATGGGAAGGGGATCACCCATGGGGTCAGCGAACTCAGGAATCCTGGTTCCCAAtccccactctaaccaccagacctcactcccctcccagagatgggcatagaacccaggagtcctgaccccaggGAGCCTGGTGGGTGGTGGAAGGCTGTACCTTTGGGGGCTGAGGAATCCAGTATCTGAGTCTCTGTCTCTCCTGGCACCAGCCCCTGTTTCAGCAGCTACATCCCCTTGATGCGGGTGGTGCAGTCCTGCCGGCACACCAAGAGGCGGCGCAGCGCCGTCCTGCTGGAGGGATGGATGGTGCACTTCACCAGCAGGGACCCCATGGTGAGTGCCCTggctggggagagagggtggggtTACAGGAGGGTCAGGGGTGGAGCCACAGGCAGGCTGGAATGGGGGTGTGGAATCACAGGAGAATGAGAGGCAGGGGTTATggatgggcagagggtggggccaCAGATGGATCAGGGGGTGGAGTCACAGGTAGGCAGGATGGGGTAGAGTAACAGGATGGGGCATGTGGTGGGAGGGTGTCAGGGAGTGGGGCTTGTGGCTGGCCAGGACTGGTTAATGTGGGGACTGAGAAGAGGAGAGGGGGATTATTGGCCAGTCTCATTTTAGGGCAATGTTGAGGTCGGGGGGCTTGGGATGGGATGGTCACATGCCCCCAGAATAACATCTCTGTGCCCCCCAGAGGAAGCGCCATTACTGGGTGCTGGACAGCAAGAGCCTGAGCTTCTTCCACTGTGAGAGCGGAGGCAAGTTCTACAAGGTGAGGGGTCCCATTCCCTACAGCACTCTGCTTCCCCGAAGCCCcagtccaaagcagcctgcacTCCCCCCGCAGGAACCGCTTCCTGATTCCTCACCCCAGAGGAGCCCAGCCACTGTCCAATGGTCTTACTCTTTCTGCAGGAGCTGCCGCTGTCTGAGATCCTCCAGATCCGCCCCTGGGAGGGGCTGACACCCTTGGCATCCAGCGGGAGCCCCCCCTGCTTTGAGCTGGTGACAGAGGCCCTGGTGTACTACGTGGGCGAGCAGAGCAGTGAGCGGGAGCCAGGGCAGGTCTGGGCAAGGGCGGAGGCTGGAAAGGCCTGGGCCAGGGCCATCCGCCAGGCCCTATGGCCCGTGAACCCCCAGCCTGATGGCTCTGTCCAGGAGCCCAGTGAGTACCATGGGGATCCCTCTACAGGCAGCCatgagccccaccccagagccagctgcatctcAGAGCTGGGTGAGGGATCATCCCTAATTCAACAGCCCCCATGCTGCACTGCAGAGCCAACCAGACCTCAGTGTTGGGCAAGGAATCCCTGTGTTGACAGTCCCTGTGCCACACCCCagtgcccagggccagctccagatcccagcgcgccaagcacgcgcttggggcggcatgccgccaggagggcggcaggcagctccggtggacctcccgcaggcatgacagtggagggtccgctggtcctgcggctccggtggacctcctgcagccgtgcctgcggatgctccaccggagccgtgggaccagcggaccctccgcaggcacgtctgcaagaggtcccctggagccgcgggaccagcgaccgccggcgtgccgccatgcttggggcggtggaattcctagagccgcccctgccagtgccAGCTGGATCTCAGTGCTGGGCAAGAAATCCCTGTATTAACAGCCCCTGTGCCATATCCCAGAGACAGTTGCATCTCAGTACCAGGTGaaggatccctgtataaacatcCCCAGTGGCCATCTGAGAGGTGtctggctcctgctcccaggaCAACAGGCAGTGGGTCTGGATGTCCCAGTCAGGCCAGGTTCTTCTCATGTCTCCATTGTGTCTTGTCTCTGCAGATTCTGACTATGAGTCCCCAGATGACGCGGTGAGTTGGAGAGGGTGGCACTGGGGAACCCTAGGAGTGGTGGGGTGCATGATCTGGCACGGGGAAGGGGATGAGCAAACATGGGGGCTGGTGTTGGGGTGAGGAAGCCAGGCATAGGGCATAGTGGCAGGGGTGGCAGTAGCAGGAGCATTAGGCCTGGCTTGTCAGGGATTTGCCCCCAGTGGGTACCATGCTTCAATCCCCCCAACCCTGTCCTTGTCCCTCACCCCAGGACATCAGCCGTTCCTATCAGATCTTCCCTGACGAGGTGCTGGGCGCTGGGCAGTTCGGGGTGGTGTATGGCGGTAGgtgccctccccagctcccctcctaTGTCCTCCAATAATTCCCCTCCCTCTGTGCTGATCCCCCTACCTCCCCCTTGGCCACAGTCTGGGATTTCAGCCTGCCTGTGCTCCCCTCAGGAGCAAACGTGTTCACTACAGCTCCCCAGGTGCCATAGCCATGCCCATCCCATCACTGCCATGCTTCCAGGAGCATGGTTTGCCCACTGCTCACCCATTGTGTGCCAATGCACATCTCCCCCCAGTCCTGATACCCCTGCCCTACCCCCCAGGAAAGCAGCAtatctccccccagccctgccacacacccatcctgccccggccctgcctccctttctgtcccccacccctgctctgccccccacccctgacacccctgctctgccccccaggaAAGCACAGGAAATCTGGCCGGGATGTGGCCGTGAAAGTCATCGACAAGCTGCGCTTCCCTCCCCGGCAGGAAAATCAGTTCCGCAATGAGGTCTCCATCCTGCAGGTGAGCCCCTGGGGGTGGGAAACACAAAGACCTTGGTGGGAAAAGAGGGGATGTGGGGAACATGGGGACTCCCCTCTGGGAGGGGCCACCACTGATGGGCCCAGAGATCTCCTCCATAGACATGTTTGGCTGCCTCTGCCCATCAGCCCCAGCGGGGGAAAGGGGACAATGGCTGGACAGGCAGCACTCCCTCCCCCCGATGTACTGGGGGCTTTGTTGGGGCCCTGTCCCCTGGAGGGAGCTCCAAGGCAGTCCAGCACCAGCTACCAGAGAAGGGCCTGCGGGGTTAAGGGCAGGTCTGAGTGAGGGGGAGGGTtcttgggctgtgtgtgtgtcctggggACAGGGAAGGGCTCCAAGGCTAGGGAGGATCCCAGTTCAGGCAGTTCCATcttctcccctgccagagcctgcactcccccTGCGTGGTGCACCTGGAGTGCATGTTCGAAGGCCCCGCCCGGCTCTTTGTGGTGATGGAGCGGCTGCAGGGCGACATGCTGGAAATGATCCTGTCCAGCGAGAATGGGCGGCTGCCCGAACCCCTTGCCAAGTTCCTCACTGCCCAGGTGGGTGCCCCAGCTCTCCCCGCCCCAACCCCCCAGAGTGGCCTCACAGCAGAGTGAGGACCACCAAGCAAACCCTCCAGCCTGAGCTCCCCACAAGTGTCCCCCGCGGGCATGTTAATGATGCTGCACCATCCATGATCACAGCTTGCATACTACTCAGAGTCCTTGTGAAAATATACACACCCACATATACTGCTCCCTCACAGCACACCGCTCCCGTCCCCCAACATGCTGCTCCCTGTGGCACGCCAGTCACTCTCATGCACTGCTCCCCATTGCTGCTCATCCCCAGCATGCCCACCGCTGAGGACCTGTCACCATTGTGTACCACACCCAGGCTCATCACTCACACCACTCAGCATGGTGGTATACTTGTGCACGTCAGCACTGCACATCATTGCACACTCCTCGCCATCACTGTGCACGTACACACACAATCCCATCACTGCTCCCCAATGCCTGGCTCACGGTTCACACGGCACTCACCAGCGCATGTGAGCGTGCAACAGCCCCCATGCCACATCCAGTCTGCGCGTGAGCCCATCAGgtactcctctcccccctccccaagcaggTAACCATCCCCTCCAGTGATGCTCCTCTGTGCTTGCAGATCCTGTCTGCCCTGCGCCACCTGCACACCCGGAACATCGTGCACTGTGACCTCAAGCCAGAGAACGTGCTGCTGGCCTCGGATGAGCCTTACCCCCAGGtgggacaatccctgccccgcctTCCAGCCCACCTCCCTGGAGCCCTCTtccaccccctcacccctctACCCCCCTCTCCCTGAACACCCATCTTAGCTCTTGCCCCGTCCCACCCACTCTCCCTTCCCCTTTCAGCCAAAACTGTATTACCAACCTGGGGCCAGACcagagctggcgccccctagaggggagaggcccctaccccgagccagccagtcccctcagTCAGGCCCCCAGCAGGGAAATGCCCCATATTCCCTACTCTCATGCTAACCCTCAGGTGAAGCTCTGTGACTTTGGCTTCGCCCGGATCATTGAGGAGTCATCGTTCCGGCGCTCGGTGGTGGGGACCCCGGCGTATCTGGCGCCCGAAGTGCTACGGCAACATGGTTACAACCGCG
Coding sequences within it:
- the LOC123375015 gene encoding serine/threonine-protein kinase D3-like isoform X1; protein product: MALECQPLGTVSVRLQIGLSRESYMLPPEELGYGHLRHLAVELVERKFPEYGFLGVSEKIMLFRHDAASENVLEHLGPDSVVRAGDLIEVVLSASVSLDFTIRPHVLLVHSYKAPAFCDYCGEMLWGLVRQGLKCQGCGLNYHKRCAFKIPNNCRGVRRNQLASRSLGATTSPRTPILGQNVGGSLEEISHWKWGQQTQGPALIGRPLWKDWMDLNRVKVPHTFQVHSYTRPTVCQHCKRLLKGLFRQGLQCKDCKFNCHKRCEQFVPDECVGEGLAPGTADGESPECPSSKPEPVEGEADGEGTSGHELAEDTEPSPGALEAELHTNLSPCFSSYIPLMRVVQSCRHTKRRRSAVLLEGWMVHFTSRDPMRKRHYWVLDSKSLSFFHCESGGKFYKELPLSEILQIRPWEGLTPLASSGSPPCFELVTEALVYYVGEQSSEREPGQVWARAEAGKAWARAIRQALWPVNPQPDGSVQEPNSDYESPDDADISRSYQIFPDEVLGAGQFGVVYGGKHRKSGRDVAVKVIDKLRFPPRQENQFRNEVSILQSLHSPCVVHLECMFEGPARLFVVMERLQGDMLEMILSSENGRLPEPLAKFLTAQILSALRHLHTRNIVHCDLKPENVLLASDEPYPQVKLCDFGFARIIEESSFRRSVVGTPAYLAPEVLRQHGYNRALDMWAVGVIIYVSLSGTFPFNEEEDVNDQIQNAAFMYPRQTWASISLEAVSLIHQLLQVKLRKRLSVNKALNHPWLQDFQTWLALRELETRVGQRYLTHPTEDARWQRLAREQGLAWPSGLTIQPSLEEEGDSDNADEGS
- the LOC123375015 gene encoding serine/threonine-protein kinase D3-like isoform X2 is translated as MALECQPLGTVSVRLQIGLSRESYMLPPEELGYGHLRHLAVELVERKFPEYGFLGVSEKIMLFRHDAASENVLEHLGPDSVVRAGDLIEVVLSASVSLDFTIRPHVLLVHSYKAPAFCDYCGEMLWGLVRQGLKCQGCGLNYHKRCAFKIPNNCRGVRRNQLASRSLGATTSPRTPILGQNVGGSLEEISHWKWGQQTQGPALIGRPLWKDWMDLNRVKVPHTFQVHSYTRPTVCQHCKRLLKGLFRQGLQCKDGESPECPSSKPEPVEGEADGEGTSGHELAEDTEPSPGALEAELHTNLSPCFSSYIPLMRVVQSCRHTKRRRSAVLLEGWMVHFTSRDPMRKRHYWVLDSKSLSFFHCESGGKFYKELPLSEILQIRPWEGLTPLASSGSPPCFELVTEALVYYVGEQSSEREPGQVWARAEAGKAWARAIRQALWPVNPQPDGSVQEPNSDYESPDDADISRSYQIFPDEVLGAGQFGVVYGGKHRKSGRDVAVKVIDKLRFPPRQENQFRNEVSILQSLHSPCVVHLECMFEGPARLFVVMERLQGDMLEMILSSENGRLPEPLAKFLTAQILSALRHLHTRNIVHCDLKPENVLLASDEPYPQVKLCDFGFARIIEESSFRRSVVGTPAYLAPEVLRQHGYNRALDMWAVGVIIYVSLSGTFPFNEEEDVNDQIQNAAFMYPRQTWASISLEAVSLIHQLLQVKLRKRLSVNKALNHPWLQDFQTWLALRELETRVGQRYLTHPTEDARWQRLAREQGLAWPSGLTIQPSLEEEGDSDNADEGS
- the LOC123375015 gene encoding serine/threonine-protein kinase D3-like isoform X3, coding for MLFRHDAASENVLEHLGPDSVVRAGDLIEVVLSASVSLDFTIRPHVLLVHSYKAPAFCDYCGEMLWGLVRQGLKCQGCGLNYHKRCAFKIPNNCRGVRRNQLASRSLGATTSPRTPILGQNVGGSLEEISHWKWGQQTQGPALIGRPLWKDWMDLNRVKVPHTFQVHSYTRPTVCQHCKRLLKGLFRQGLQCKDCKFNCHKRCEQFVPDECVGEGLAPGTADGESPECPSSKPEPVEGEADGEGTSGHELAEDTEPSPGALEAELHTNLSPCFSSYIPLMRVVQSCRHTKRRRSAVLLEGWMVHFTSRDPMRKRHYWVLDSKSLSFFHCESGGKFYKELPLSEILQIRPWEGLTPLASSGSPPCFELVTEALVYYVGEQSSEREPGQVWARAEAGKAWARAIRQALWPVNPQPDGSVQEPNSDYESPDDADISRSYQIFPDEVLGAGQFGVVYGGKHRKSGRDVAVKVIDKLRFPPRQENQFRNEVSILQSLHSPCVVHLECMFEGPARLFVVMERLQGDMLEMILSSENGRLPEPLAKFLTAQILSALRHLHTRNIVHCDLKPENVLLASDEPYPQVKLCDFGFARIIEESSFRRSVVGTPAYLAPEVLRQHGYNRALDMWAVGVIIYVSLSGTFPFNEEEDVNDQIQNAAFMYPRQTWASISLEAVSLIHQLLQVKLRKRLSVNKALNHPWLQDFQTWLALRELETRVGQRYLTHPTEDARWQRLAREQGLAWPSGLTIQPSLEEEGDSDNADEGS